A genome region from Anopheles stephensi strain Indian chromosome 2, UCI_ANSTEP_V1.0, whole genome shotgun sequence includes the following:
- the LOC118504944 gene encoding uncharacterized protein LOC118504944 produces the protein MSLCRKWLLMCRILAMCYLMLSAKAKDTSSDMHNRTRIFQVQIKRFVCVETPYQQTELLECRTVLRRNRLPLFLVSLRAPQTIDYAMIHLKLNYKFNTYQPFLINDQVEGCEYLRTLKNDPFSIYVYDVVRQILPALVRPCPQGKQTYNQTIEFKESYAPKSVPAGDYRFDVRISNRENVTLIAVEVFGTARKQGILGSMLEW, from the exons ATGTCGCTGTGTCGAAAATGGCTGCTAATGTGCCGGATTCTGGCAATGTGCTACTTGATGCTCAGCGCTAAAGCAAAGGACACCTCCAGCGATATGCACAACCGAACCCGAATATTCCAGGTGCAAATTAAACGATTCGTGTGTGTTGAAACGCCCTACCAACAGACGGAACTGCTGGAATGTCGCACTGTGCTGAGgcgtaacaggctgcccctgTTTCTGGTATCGTTGCGTGCGCCGCAAACGATCGATTACGCGATGATACACCTGAAGTTGAACTACAAGTTCAATACGTATCAACCGTTCCTGATCAACGATCAGGTGGAAGGGTGCGAATATCTGCGCACGCTCAAAAACGATCCATTCTCTATCTACGTGTACGACGTGGTGAGGCAAATTCTTCCGGCATTGGTGCGGCCTTGTCCACAGGGG AAACAAACCTATAATCAAACGATCGAGTTTAAGGAAAGCTATGCGCCGAAATCGGTCCCAGCAGGAGACTACAGGTTCGATGTTAGAATTTCTAACCGTGAAAACGTAACGCTGATTGCCGTGGAGGTGTTCGGTACTGCCCGAAAGCAGGGAATATTGGGCTCAATGTTGGAGTGGTGA
- the LOC118504946 gene encoding uncharacterized protein LOC118504946: MWNKTQTYELQMTRMLCIDTPYLVTELLECRITLRRNQMPLLHVVIHVPDVYTYIVIQYRLYYKFKTYQPFLIGGELEVCTTLTQSEQGTLHDPLTVYALKVLKHFLPGVIVPCPHGNRTYVVDSVFRKEYAPQSVPAGDYRMDLRFATRSNVTMLSLQGFFSARRKGILGSMLEW; encoded by the exons ATGTGGAACAAAACCCAAACGTACGAACTACAGATGACGCGCATGCTGTGCATCGATACACCGTACCTCGTGACGGAGCTGCTGGAATGTCGGATAACCTTGAGAAGAAATCAGATGCCGCTTCTGCATGTGGTCATTCATGTGCCTGATGTGTACACCTACATCGTGATACAGTATCGTCTGTATTATAAGTTTAAGACGTACCAACCGTTTCTGATCGGTGGCGAGTTGGAAGTGTGTACCACGCTGACACAAAGCGAACAAGGCACTTTGCACGATCCGCTCACGGTGTACGCCTTGAAGGtgttgaagcattttttgcCGGGAGTAATCGTTCCCTGTCCGCATGGC AACCGGACCTACGTCGTTGACAGTGTCTTTAGGAAGGAGTATGCGCCCCAATCGGTTCCTGCCGGTGACTATAGGATGGATCTGCGGTTTGCCACCAGAAGCAATGTGACGATGCTCTCCTTGCAGGGATTCTTTTCCGCACGGCGTAAGGGTATATTGGGCTCCATGCTAGAGTGGTAA
- the LOC118502484 gene encoding odorant receptor 22c-like: MVSTVAPVSDIPNASQTMKNWDIFKLQRKILLVFGLWPADRLVRRWYLKGLIAINLAALAICMVGEFLHGLYAYRDGNLSECIESICPTVARISGFLRMVFYLVNEAKIDQVLNNISKLLQDKHPRDNAICKQMTTLGQQFTFYLFLMMFFAACLYGVTPFCIMAYNWYQGQRPLVKLLPFKLALPFDSQNSYYFVLTTIFLNYASAPTITSQSGSDALFSGVCLYVYGQFQAIKLDLEALSATLDKGSLKGSVAETQRVTDELRRISKRHQQIIDLVAEVRTAFTPNVLLAYTATAIIMCIVCVAMLVVEGIYKLTYLPYAFAELTLLFLYSYSGTIIRDSSETLQTVAYDFPWYRFDRKTRHLIQMIMIRAQYGSNVDVPFFETSMASFSAIVRTASSYITLMKSFL, translated from the exons ATGGTGTCCACCGTAGCGCCTGTTTCCGACATCCCGAACGCATCCCAAACTATGAAGAATTGGGACATCTTTAAACTTCAGCGCAAGATTCTGCTCGTCTTTGGACTGTGGCCTGCGGATCGTTTAGTGCGTCGTTGGTATCTGAAGGGGCTGATTGCGATTAACCTGGCAGCTCTGGCCATCTGTATGGTGGGTGAATTTCTGCACGGACTCTATGCTTACCGGGACGGTAATCTCAGTGAATGTATCGAAAGCATTTGCCCCACGGTGGCTCGCATTTCGGGCTTTCTGCGTATGGTGTTTTATCTGGTAAATGAAGCGAAAATCGACCAAGTGCTTAATAACATCAGTAAATTGCTGCAAG ATAAACATCCTCGAGATAACGCAATCTGCAAACAAATGACCACACTCGGCCAGCAGTTTACCTTCTACCTCTTCCTGATGATGTTCTTTGCCGCCTGCCTCTACGGCGTAACGCCCTTCTGCATCATGGCCTACAACTGGTACCAGGGACAGAGGCCACTCGTAAAACTGCTCCCATTTAAGTTGGC CTTACCTTTCGATTCGCAGAACTCGTATTACTTTGTCCTGACGACAATCTTTCTAAATTACGCCTCGGCTCCAACCATCACCTCCCAGTCGGGTAGTGACGCACTGTTTAGTGGCGTTTGCCTCTACGTTTATGGTCAGTTTCAAGCGATCAAGCTCGACCTGGAAGCTCTCTCGGCAACGCTAGATAAAGGCTCGCTGAAGGGTTCTGTGGCCGAAACGCAACGCGTTACGGACGAACTACGGCGCATCAGCAAACGACACCAACAAATCATTGACCTGGTGGCGGAAGTTCGTACCGCTTTTACGCCCAACGTTCTGCTTGCCTACACGGCCACAGCCATCATCATGTGCATCGTTTGTGTTGCAATGCTGGTG GTAGAAGGAATCTATAAGCTGACTTACCTACCGTACGCATTTGCCGAGCTGACGCTGCTCTTTCTCTACTCGTACAGCGGCACAATCATTCGTGACTCG AGCGAAACCCTACAAACGGTGGCATACGATTTCCCCTGGTATCGATTCGACCGCAAAACGCGTCATCTTATTCAAATGATAATGATTAGAGCTCAGTACGGATCGAATGTTGACGTTCCGTTCTTTGAAACATCGATGGCAAGCTTTTCGGCG ATCGTTCGTACAGCTTCTTCGTACATAACGCTAATGAAATCCTTCTTGTAA
- the LOC118504943 gene encoding ABC transporter G family member 23: protein MDAESEGIPPVATGSGQTSAADDTNFDLAARRKMFMSQPSTVAIRRQQAVCVRRAHKIYGTKKNPNVILDGLNMTVPKGAIYGLLGASGCGKTTLLSCIVGRRRLNSGEIWVLGGRPGSRGSGVPGPRVGYMPQEVALYGEFTIRETLIYFGWIYGMTTDQVDEKTDFLCKLLQLPNASRFVKNLSGGQQRRMSLAAALLNEPELLILDEPTVGVDPVLRQSIWDHLVEITKSGNTTVIVTTHYIEETRQAHMIGLMRGGKFLAEESPADLLAQYQAESLEDVFLKLSVLQNMGKRRRSSIAQEVVEHVRIPAISNPALDLSPEEDHGEISGEFGDNISMSSRGPDAVTPEIQAPPLPPEEDTKTPFVDYLKIVKPNHMRALIWKNFLWMWRNVGVMAFIIGLPVAQIILFCWAIGHDPVGLKLAVANYELEEAGFGFQDCPVYPGCNYSLLSCRYMEYLKNRSVVIELFSTEDDALQQVSRGKAWGALVFASNYSDSLVERTERGRDVDDFTIDASNLAVTMDMSNQQIGTLLYRDIQYAFFDFIENILTDCEVNPSNGRIPFQWNKPVYGDRKPNFTDFAAPGVILTIIFFLSVALTSGAMLIERNEGILERCLVSGITGIEILFSHVTTQFLVMCFQTALVMVFSFSVFNLTNRGDIVWVILLTILTGLCGMCFGFVVSCSCDNERSATYMAMGSFLPIVMLCGIIWPIEGMHPLVRVFSVFLPLTKSTESLRSILQRGWLIEDPNVYIGFASTAIWIVIFLTISILLLKFKKG from the exons ATGGACGCCGAGTCAGAAGGAATTCCACCGGTTGCTACCGGCAGTGGCCAAACATCCGCCGCCGACGATACAAACTTTGACCTGGCGGCAAGACGAAAAATGTTCATGTCGCAACCGTCGACTGTGGCCATCCGGCGCCAGCAAGCCGTCTGCGTGCGGCGGGCTCACAAAATCTACGGCACCAAGAAGAACCCGAACGTCATCCTGGACGGCTTGAACATGACGGTGCCCAAAGGCGCGAT CTACGGGCTGCTGGGTGCATCGGGCTGCGGTAAAACGACACTGCTCTCCTGTATCGTCGGTCGGCGTAGGCTTAATTCGGGCGAAATCTGGGTGCTCGGTGGTCGACCCGGTTCACGGGGTTCTGGCGTACCGGGACCGCGCGTTGGCTACATGCCGCAGGAGGTGGCACTGTACGGTGAGTTTACCATACGCGAAACGCTCATCTACTTCGGCTGGATCTACGGCATGACCACGGACCAGGTGGACGAAAAGACAGACTTCCTGTGCAAGCTGCTGCAGCTCCCGAACGCTTCACGGTTCGTGAAAAACCTTTCCGGAGGACAGCAACGGCGCATGAGCCTTGCTGCCGCCCTTCTGAACGAacccgagctgctcatcctcGACGAACCGACCGTCGGTGTCGATCCAGTACTGCGCCAAAGCATCTGGGACCACCTGGTGGAGATCACCAAGTCCGGCAACACAACCGTCATCGTGACGACGCACTACATCGAGGAAACGCGACAGGCTCACATGATCGGGCTGATGCGTGGTGGAAAATTCCTGGCCGAGGAATCACCCGCCGACCTGCTAGCTCAGTACCAAGCCGAATCGCTCGAGGACGTGTTCCTGAAGCTGTCCGTGCTGCAGAACATGGGCAAACGGAGGCGCTCGTCGATCGCGCAGGAAGTGGTGGAGCATGTGCGAATACCGGCCATCAGCAATCCGGCCCTGGACCTCTCGCCGGAAGAAGACCACGGCGAGATATCGGGAGAGTTTGGTGATAATATTTCCATGTCATCGCGAGGGCCGGACGCGGTTACGCCAGAAATTCAGGCACCTCCGTTACCGCCGGAAGAGGACACGAAGACACCGTTCGTCGACTACTTGAAGATCGTTAAGCCTAACCATATGCGAGCGTTGATTTGGAAAAATTTCCTCTGGATGTGGCGTAATGTTGG CGTGATGGCTTTCATTATCGGACTACCGGTGGCACAGATTATTCTGTTCTGCTGGGCGATCGGACATGATCCCGTCGGGTTGAAGCTGGCCGTGGCGAACTACGAACTCGAGGAGGCAGGCTTCGGATTCCAGGACTGTCCAGTGTACCCGGGCTGCAACTATTCTTTGCTCAGCTGTCGTTACATGGAGTATCTCAAGAACAGGAGCGTTGTAATA GAGCTCTTTTCCACCGAAGATGACGCGTTACAGCAAGTAAGTCGTGGCAAAGCGTGGGGAGCGCTCGTGTTTGCCTCCAACTATTCCGACTCACTCGTGGAGCGAACCGAACGAGGCCGCGATGTGGATGATTTCACAATTGATGCATCAAATCTTGCCGTTACCATGGATATGTCAA ACCAGCAGATAGGAACACTTCTCTACCGCGACATCCAGTACGCATTCTTTGACTTCATCGAAAACATACTGACGGACTGTGAAGTGAACCCATCCAATGGACGAATTCCGTTCCAATGGAACAAGCCCGTTTACGGCGATCGGAAACCAAACTTTACAGACTTTGCTGCACCTGGTGTAATTCTCAC CATTATCTTCTTCCTGTCGGTCGCCCTAACATCCGGCGCCATGTTGATCGAACGTAACGAAGGCATTCTGGAGCGTTGCCTTGTGTCGGGCATTACCGGTATCGAGATTCTCTTCTCGCACGTCACCACCCAGTTCCTGGTGATGTGTTTCCAGACCGCGCTCGTCATGGTGTTTAGCTTCTCCGTATTTAACCTCACCAACCGGGGTGACATCGTGTGGGTTATCTTACTCACCATCCTGACCGGTCTCTGTGGCATGTGTTTTG GCTTCGTCGTATCTTGCTCCTGTGATAATGAACGCTCGGCCACGTACATGGCGATGGGAAGCTTCCTGCCGATCGTCATGCTGTGCGGCATCATCTGGCCGATCGAGGGCATGCATCCGCTCGTGCGCGTGTTCTCCGTCTTTCTGCCACTCACCAAATCGACCGAATCGCTACGCTCCATTCTGCAGCGTGGCTGGCTGATCGAGGACCCGAACGTGTACATCGGATTCGCCTCCACTGCCATCTGGATCGTGATCTTCCTTACCATTAGTATACTGTTGCTCAAGTTCAAGAAGGGATAA